The Psychrobacillus sp. FSL K6-2836 nucleotide sequence ATCTACATCTCTAATTCTAGATTCCGCTGCGGTTAGATTTTCTTCCATATTAACTGCATTATTATACGCATGTTCCATTCGATTTGTATAAGCTCCCATTTTTGAGCGTTCACTGGATACTTTTTGAAGTGCTTTATCGAGTTCCCCAATCGCATTATCTGCACCATCTCTCGTAGAAATGGATAAATCCTGTATACCAATACTAGCGGCACCCATATTGCCAAAGGACAGTTCGATATATTGCCCGGCATTTGCACCAACTTGAATCTTAAGAGAGCTCTGAGACCCATCTAATAACGGCTTTGTATTAAACTCAGTATCTTTTGAAATTCTAGACACTTCTTTTTTTAGTTCTTCAAATTCTATTGCTAATTGATCACGATCCCTGTCAGTTAACGTATCATTTGCTGATTGAACACTTAGTTCTCTCATCCTTTGTAAAATAGAATGTGTTTCATTTAGAGCACCTTCCGCAGTTTGGACAAGGGAAATCCCATCCTGAATATTCCTCGAAGCTTGTCCTAGTCCCCGAATTTGTGCACGCATTTTTTCAGAGATAGCTAGACCTGCAGGATCATCACCTGCGCGGTTGATACGATACCCGGAAGAAATGCGTTCCATCGACTTATTTACCATTGCCCATTGAGAGTTCATGTTCCGCACAATAGATAATCCCGTAGAGCTCCATTTTCCAAGCATCATCTCAGCTCCTTTTTGAACCGTTTATCCCGCATTAACGGTCAGTATGACTCCCATTTCAAGGTTGGTC carries:
- a CDS encoding flagellin N-terminal helical domain-containing protein, coding for MLGKWSSTGLSIVRNMNSQWAMVNKSMERISSGYRINRAGDDPAGLAISEKMRAQIRGLGQASRNIQDGISLVQTAEGALNETHSILQRMRELSVQSANDTLTDRDRDQLAIEFEELKKEVSRISKDTEFNTKPLLDGSQSSLKIQVGANAGQYIELSFGNMGAASIGIQDLSISTRDGADNAIGELDKALQKVSSERSKMGAYTNRMEHAYNNAVNMEENLTAAESRIRDVDIAKEMMALTKASLLMQAGQYVLSLHMQQAQGVLQLLK